The Halobacillus amylolyticus nucleotide sequence GTTGAAATTATTAAAAGATTCGAGAGTCTGACTGGAGCAGTTATTGGGGAAGGATTCGGATTGACCGAGGCCTCCCCATCTACACACCGTAATCCAACGACTGGTGTTAGAAAAGTAGGAAGTATAGGTATTCCACTCCCAGGTACTGACAGTAAAATCGTTGATGAAGATAGCAATGAATTACCGGACAACTGTGTTGGGGAGTTAATTATCAAAGGGCCACAAATTATGAAAGGGTATTGGCAGAACGGCGATGAGACAGCACAAGCGTTACGGAATGGCTGGTTATACACTGGGGATTTAGCAATGTCTGATGAAGAAGGATATTTCTATATTGTAGGCAGAAAAAAAGAAATGATTATTAATGGCGGTTTTAATATCTATCCGCAGGAAGTTGAAAGTGTTTTATATGACCATCCAGATGTTAAAGAATCGGCAGTTGTCGGCATACCAGATCGTGAGAAGGGCGAAATCGTGAAAGCCTATGTCGTTGCTAAGGATGGTCATACAATTGATCTTGAAGAATTAAAAGGTCATTGTTACCATAATTTAACTCGATATAAGGTTCCTAAACGATTTGAGATTTGTGAGGCATTACCTAGAAATACAGTAGGGAAGCTTTTAAAACGGAAATTGGTTGAGAGAGAAAAACTGAAGGAGGAGGAAGAACATCATGCAGGTGGATAATATCAATGAAGTGGCTGTGATCGGCGCAGGCGCAATGGGTTCACAGATCGCAATGGTTTGTGCTCTTGAGGGATATAGCGTCATTCTTAATGATATCGAGGAAACCAGCTTAACAAAAGCGAAGGAATCTCTTCAGGGTCACATGAACCGACGCATTCAAAAGGGCAAGCTAACCGAGCAACAAGTGGAGGATGCCTTTGGACGACTAACTTTCGATGCCAATCTTGCGTCTGTTAAGGATGTGGATCTTGTCATCGAAGCGGTAGTGGAGAAGCTTGATGTGAAAAGAGAATTGTTTTCAACACTTGATGAAATCACTCCAGACCACACGATTCTCGCTACAAATAGTTCAACTATTGTCAGCTCAAAAATCGCTGATGCAACGACGAGGCCAGATAAGGTTTGTAATGTGCATTTCTTCAACCCTCCGCTAGTGATGGAACTAGTCGAGGTTGTCAAAGGCCCGCACACGTCTGATGAAACCGCAGAGACTGCTTTTGCTTTTGTTGAAAAAATAGGGAAGGCCCCTGTCCTGTTACAGAAAGAGATTTCCGGATTCATCGCCAACCGTATTCTTGGAAAGTTAATGGATGAAGCACTCTTCCTTTTGGAAAATGGATACGCGACCCATGAAGAGATCGACACTGTTTGTACAAAAGCTTTAAACCATCCGATTGGCCCTTTTGCCTTAATGGACTTAACGGGCATTGACGTGAACTATTTTGTCAGAATGCAGCGGTATCAGGAATCTGGAAACGAATCAGATAAACCTGCAAAGATCGTAGAAGAAAAGGTGGAAAAAGGTGATCTTGGACGTAAAACAGGCAAAGGCTTTTATCAATACAGCTAAACCGGACTTGGAGGAGGATCAACTATGAATCTATTTGTACTAATGAAACGCACGTTTGATACTGAGGAAAAGATTGTCATTGAAAATGAAGGGATTGCCGAAGAGAGTGCTGAATTTATCATTAATCCTTATGACGATTACGCCATAGAAGAGGCTGTTCAACTAAAAGATGAACATGGCGGGGAAGTGACTGTCGTAACGATAGGCGGTGAGGACGCAGTAAAGGAACTGCGGACCGCACTTGCGATGGGAGCAGATAAAGCCGTGTTAATTAATACGGAAGATGATTTAGAAGACGGGGATGCATACACAACAGCTAAGATTTTAGCAGAATTTTTCAAAGAAAAAGAGGTGGATCTGATATTGGCTGGAAACGTCGCTATTGACGAGGGAACAGGCCAAGTGGGTCCAAGACTGGCTGAATTTCTCGGGATGCCTTCTATTACTACGATAACGGACCTTGAGATAGAGGGAAGAAAAGCCGTGATTGAACGGGATGTGGAAGGTGATGTTGAAAAGATTGAAGCTGAACTGCCTCTGCTAGTTACGGCACAGCAAGGGCTAAACGAGCCTCGTTATCCTTCCCTTCCTGGGATCATGAAGGCGAAGAAGAAGCCGCTTGAGGAGCTGGAATTAGATGATCTTGACCTTGAGGAGGAGGATGTCGAAGCTAAAACGGAGACAGTAGAAGTATTCCTTCCTCCTGAAAAAGAGGCGGGAAGAATACTAGAAGGAGAAGTGAATGCACAAGTAAGCGAGTTAGTGGCATTACTACAAAAGGAAGCAAAAGTAGTCTAATAGAGGGGGCATAAACATATGAACAAAAAAGTAGTAGTACTGGGAGAAGTTAGTGAGGGAAGCCTGAGAAATGTCTCTTTTGAAACGATAGCGGCAGCTAAAGCAGTTGCCGGTGATGGGGAGATCGTAGCTGTACTAGTTGGCGAAAGCGTGAAGTCATTTGCAGATGAAATGATTCATTATGGGGCAGACCGTGTCATTACGGTTGAGCATGAGAATCTTAAAAACTATACATCTGATGGCTATACACAAGCATTAAGCCATGTAATCGAATCAGAAAATCCAGAAGGGCTCATTTTTGCCCATACTGCTTTAGGAAAAGACCTTGCTCCAAGACTTGCAAGCAAGTTAGAAACAGGGCTCATTTCTGATGTTACAGAGATTGAGCAGCAGGGGGAAGATGTTCTTTTCACAAGGCCTATCTATTCTGGTAAAGCCTTTGAGAAGAAAACCATCAAGGATGGGACGATTTTTGCAACGATTCGTCCTAATAATATTGAACCACTTGAAAAGGATGAAACGCTTACTGGCGAGATAATCTCAAGTGATGTAGAGATTAAAGACCTGCGAACGATTATAAAGGATATTATCCGCAATACAACCGACGGTGTGGACTTATCAGAGGCGAAAGTAATTATCGCGGGCGGCAGAGGCGTTAAAAGTCAAGAAGGTTTTGAGCCGCTGCATGAATTAGCTGATGTTTTAGGTGGGGCTGTAGGAGCTTCCCGTGGAGCATGTGATGCAGAATACTGTGACTATGCACTGCAAATTGGTCAAACAGGGAAGGTTGTAACACCAGATTTGTACATTGCCTGTGGAATCTCCGGAGCCATTCAACATTTAGCGGGAATGTCCAACTCTAAAACGATTGTGGCGATTAACAAGGATCCTGAAGCCAATATCTTTAACGTAGCCGATTATGGAATTGTTGGCGATCTGTTTGAAGTGGTTCCGTTGTTGACGGAAGAATTCAAGAAATTGAAGGTCGGTGTGTAAACAGTGATTCATCATGTGAGTGTAATTGGTGCGGGGACAATGGGAAGGGGGATCGCCTTCTCATGTGCCCTCGCTGATTTATCCGTTTTCGTTCAAGACATTTCTGAAGAAAGCCTTGAGGATTGTAAGCAATATATCGAAAAACAATGTCAAAGAAGTATTCAAAAAGGGAAGATAACAGAGGAGCAAGCGAAACAGCTACGAGAAAATATTCACTATTCCCTCAGCATTAAGGAAGCGGTAGCAAATGCCGACTTAGTCATAGAAGCTGTGCTCGAAATAATGGATGTAAAAGTGGAGACGTTTAAACAGGTCGACAACTATGCACCGAAGCACGCTATTTTAGCAACGAATACGTCGACGATGAGTCCCACTGAAATTGCTGCACAAACCAATCGTCCAGACCAATGTATTGCGCTTCACTTCTTTAATCCAGTACCTAAAATGAAACTCATCGAGGTCATTTGCGGACTCGAAACATCAGAGGAAACGATTGCGACATCCTTCCAATTTGGTGAAAGTATCGAGAAGGAATGCGTCAGAATCAATGAATTCCCAGGGTTTGCCGTCAGTCGAATGAATTGTCTGATCGGAAATGAAGCGATGAATATGGTCATGGAAGGCGTTGGATCAGCTGAGGATATCGACAAGGCGATGAAGCTTGGATTAAATCACCCCATGGGTCCGTTAGAATTGGCCGATTTAGTTGGCTTAGATACAAGGCTGCGTAATATGGAGTACTTATATCAAACATTGGGAGAAAAATATCGTCCCTGTCCGATTTTGACAAAGTATGTGAAAGCAGGTCATTTAGGTAAGAAAACGGGCAGAGGATTTTACAGCTATTCTTAAAATGAGTGTTTAAAAAGTTGCCAAATGAGAAGGTCGACTAAGGTCGCCACGACATGCGAGCAACGTCGACACTAGAACGTCCTGTGTATCGCAAGAAGGTCGAGGCGGCGTAGCTTTGAGCACCAAGAAAATCTTCCCCGAATTGGCATCGCACGAAGGAAAAGTGTCCTTCTTTTCCAAGGAACGGACTTGCACAGGACGTGCTGACTTCTACGTTGTGCACAGGACGTGCACGGTTTTAGTAGAAGTTCCACTGCTGCCTCATGATACGTGAGTAGCGAGGCCCCTTCAGCGAATATCCTTCTTCGCTGCCTTGCACCGAGGAATTTGCTTCCACGAATAAGCTTGTAGACGCAGGTGCACACGCTCTTCAAAAGCAAGCCAACGAAGTGATTCGCCTCTTATCATTTGGTGACTTTTTGAACAACCTCTTAAAGGGAGTGGAGCAGATGAATTTTGATTTAGAGGAAGACATTCAATTTCTAAAAAAGAATGTGCGTGATTTTGTTCAAACAGAAGTAGAAGCGGTCGCGATGGATATTGAAAAAGAAGATAAGATCCCTGAGCGAATAATTGAAATGTCTAAAGAAATGGGACTGTTCGGCCTAAGTATCCCTGATGAATACGGCGGATTAGGGATTGGAATGGTAGGCAAGTGTGCTCTATATGAAGAAATAGGGGCAACCCACAATGGGTATACAACATTGATTGGTGCACATACAGGAATTGGCACAGTGGGAATTGTTGAAATGGGAAATGAACAGCAAAAACAAAAATACTTACCAAAACTTGCGAGCGGTGAATTCATAGGGGCCTTTGCTCTCACAGAGCCAAGTGCTGGGTCGAATGCAACGAATTTGAAAACCACAGCTGTTAAAAAGGGAGATCACTATATTTTAAATGGCACGAAACATTACATTACCAATGCAACTGAAGCAGATGTCTTCACGGTGATGGCGGTGACGGATGCTAGTAAAGGGGCGAAAGGAATCACCTCTTTTATTGTTGAAAAAGATTTCCCTGGCTTTCAAGTAGGTGCGATCGAGCCGAAGATGGGGTTGCACGGTTCACAATCCGCTGAAATTATTTTAGAAGATTGCAAGGTTCCAGCTGAGAATGTGCTCGGAGTTGAAGGGCAAGGCTACGTCAATGCCTTAAAAATACTGGCTAACGGCCGGGCTGGTCTGGCAGCGAGAAACCTTGGTTCCTGCCAAAAGCTGTTAGATTTATCGATGGAATATGTCCAAGAGCGTGAACAGTTCGGCGTACCTATTATCGACCACCAAGCGGTCGGTCACATGGTATCTGAAATGGCTGTCGAGATTGAGGCACTGCGATCATTCACCTATCGTGTGGCATGGATGGTGGATGAAGGGCAGAAAGTTATCAAGGAAGCAGCGATGCTGAAGCTATATGGATCAGAAGTCTATAATCGCGTAGCTGATAAAGCGGTTCAGGTTCATGGAGGGATCGGGTATATCTCCGATTACCCAATTGAACGATTTTTCCGAGATGCACGTATTACTAGAATTTATGAAGGTACATCAGAAATTCAAAAGAATATTATCACTGGACAACTGAAAAAAGAGTATAGCTAGGAGGAGAATTACATGAGAGACGATATTGTTATTGTCAGTGCCGTGAGAACACCTATTGGCGGCTACGGCGGCTCGTTGAAAGGGATCTCGTCTGGCCACTTAGCTTCTATTGCGATAAAGGAATCGATCGAACAGGCTGGTTTATCACCCGAACAAGTAGATGAAGCGATTATTGGTGAAGTAAGGCAAACAACGGAGTCTTCGAACGTAGCGCGAGTAGCCGCGTTACGGGCAGGAATACCGGAATCATCTCCCGCCTATACGATTAACCGTTTGTGTGCATCGGGAATGCAGGCTGTGGCTTCAGGCGTCCAGCAAATTGCCTTTGATCAAGCGGATATTGTTGTCGCGGGTGGAACGGAAAGTATGAGTCGCTCCCCTATTTACCTTAGAAACTCAAGGTTTGGCGGTGACAAGACGACATTGGTCGACTCAAACGCAGAAGCTGGTCAACAACCGCAAGAAATCTACGGCAACAACCTTGGGATGGGCATGACGGCCGAAAATGTTGCTGAAAGATATGCTATTTCTAGGGAAGATCAGGATGCCTTTGCGATTGAAAGCCAAAGACGAGCTTCACAGGCAATTGAGGAAGGAAAGTTCAAGGATGAAATCGTTCCTGTAGAAGTAAAAGAAAAAAAGAAAACCTTT carries:
- a CDS encoding 3-hydroxyacyl-CoA dehydrogenase family protein, with translation MQVDNINEVAVIGAGAMGSQIAMVCALEGYSVILNDIEETSLTKAKESLQGHMNRRIQKGKLTEQQVEDAFGRLTFDANLASVKDVDLVIEAVVEKLDVKRELFSTLDEITPDHTILATNSSTIVSSKIADATTRPDKVCNVHFFNPPLVMELVEVVKGPHTSDETAETAFAFVEKIGKAPVLLQKEISGFIANRILGKLMDEALFLLENGYATHEEIDTVCTKALNHPIGPFALMDLTGIDVNYFVRMQRYQESGNESDKPAKIVEEKVEKGDLGRKTGKGFYQYS
- a CDS encoding acyl-CoA dehydrogenase family protein, giving the protein MNFDLEEDIQFLKKNVRDFVQTEVEAVAMDIEKEDKIPERIIEMSKEMGLFGLSIPDEYGGLGIGMVGKCALYEEIGATHNGYTTLIGAHTGIGTVGIVEMGNEQQKQKYLPKLASGEFIGAFALTEPSAGSNATNLKTTAVKKGDHYILNGTKHYITNATEADVFTVMAVTDASKGAKGITSFIVEKDFPGFQVGAIEPKMGLHGSQSAEIILEDCKVPAENVLGVEGQGYVNALKILANGRAGLAARNLGSCQKLLDLSMEYVQEREQFGVPIIDHQAVGHMVSEMAVEIEALRSFTYRVAWMVDEGQKVIKEAAMLKLYGSEVYNRVADKAVQVHGGIGYISDYPIERFFRDARITRIYEGTSEIQKNIITGQLKKEYS
- a CDS encoding 3-hydroxyacyl-CoA dehydrogenase family protein, which codes for MHHVSVIGAGTMGRGIAFSCALADLSVFVQDISEESLEDCKQYIEKQCQRSIQKGKITEEQAKQLRENIHYSLSIKEAVANADLVIEAVLEIMDVKVETFKQVDNYAPKHAILATNTSTMSPTEIAAQTNRPDQCIALHFFNPVPKMKLIEVICGLETSEETIATSFQFGESIEKECVRINEFPGFAVSRMNCLIGNEAMNMVMEGVGSAEDIDKAMKLGLNHPMGPLELADLVGLDTRLRNMEYLYQTLGEKYRPCPILTKYVKAGHLGKKTGRGFYSYS
- a CDS encoding electron transfer flavoprotein subunit beta/FixA family protein; this encodes MNLFVLMKRTFDTEEKIVIENEGIAEESAEFIINPYDDYAIEEAVQLKDEHGGEVTVVTIGGEDAVKELRTALAMGADKAVLINTEDDLEDGDAYTTAKILAEFFKEKEVDLILAGNVAIDEGTGQVGPRLAEFLGMPSITTITDLEIEGRKAVIERDVEGDVEKIEAELPLLVTAQQGLNEPRYPSLPGIMKAKKKPLEELELDDLDLEEEDVEAKTETVEVFLPPEKEAGRILEGEVNAQVSELVALLQKEAKVV
- a CDS encoding thiolase family protein, with protein sequence MRDDIVIVSAVRTPIGGYGGSLKGISSGHLASIAIKESIEQAGLSPEQVDEAIIGEVRQTTESSNVARVAALRAGIPESSPAYTINRLCASGMQAVASGVQQIAFDQADIVVAGGTESMSRSPIYLRNSRFGGDKTTLVDSNAEAGQQPQEIYGNNLGMGMTAENVAERYAISREDQDAFAIESQRRASQAIEEGKFKDEIVPVEVKEKKKTFVVDTDEHPRPQTTIEKLATLRPAFKENGTVTAGNACGRNDGASALVIMKESQAEALGLTPLARIKNWATAGVSPEVMGIGPVPAVKKLLEKTSKQIQDIGLVELNEAFASQALAVIRELSLDPEKVNVNGGAIALGHPVGASGARIITTLLHEMRKREEQLGIATLCAGGGQGMAIMIERV
- a CDS encoding electron transfer flavoprotein subunit alpha/FixB family protein; translated protein: MNKKVVVLGEVSEGSLRNVSFETIAAAKAVAGDGEIVAVLVGESVKSFADEMIHYGADRVITVEHENLKNYTSDGYTQALSHVIESENPEGLIFAHTALGKDLAPRLASKLETGLISDVTEIEQQGEDVLFTRPIYSGKAFEKKTIKDGTIFATIRPNNIEPLEKDETLTGEIISSDVEIKDLRTIIKDIIRNTTDGVDLSEAKVIIAGGRGVKSQEGFEPLHELADVLGGAVGASRGACDAEYCDYALQIGQTGKVVTPDLYIACGISGAIQHLAGMSNSKTIVAINKDPEANIFNVADYGIVGDLFEVVPLLTEEFKKLKVGV